The Myroides phaeus DNA segment AAAGTTTAAAACTTTTAAAAGGTTGTTCAACGTCAACTTTAACACTGTAATTATCTATATTTTGTTCTCCTGTACTCTCTGCGATATATGCTTTGTTAACAACGTTATCAACACTATGTTCATTTGTGTTGAAAAGTCTACTTTTATCGTTGTTAAAAGTAAAGTAATCAAAGTCTAAATTTAGTTTAGTTCCCAGTGTATCAAGCTTTTGAATAAGATGTGCGTTAACAGAGTGATTGTTAGTAATATTTTTTGTTTTCCCGTCAGTTTCGATTGTTTTTATTAAGTTATCAACAGGGTTATTAACAATAGTAGTTGTGTAATCATCATTACTTGGTGTATTTTTACCACCTCTGTATTGTACGCCAAAAGACGTTTTGTCAGAAGCCTTATAATCAATTAAGAAGTTACCAGAAATACTTCCATTGTTTGAATTGCTATCATTAGTTGATGACCAAGTTTGGGTAGGGTAAGCGATAATCGATTTATCTTTTCCTGCAGCATAACCTGTTGTTCCATTAACACTTGCATTTATAGATACTTTATTCTTATTATAATTGAATACATCTCCAAATCTCCATATTGCTTTTTGTGAAGCCATAACACCTGTAGATATTTGGTTGCTCCACGCATCTTGTTTAGGTTCTTTTAGAACAATGTTGATAAGTCCGCTTTGTCCCTCTGCTTCATATTTAGCAGGAGGAGCAGTAATTACTTCGATCTTTTTAATATTATCAGAAGGAATTGTTTTTAAATAGTTTAGTAATTGTTCTCCTGAGAGATGTACAATTTTATCATCAATCATTACTCTAACAGCGCCTTTTCCAATTAAGTCAATTGATTGGTCATCTACTTTTACTCCAGGGGTTAGTTTAAGTAGGTCGGTTGCATTGTTATTAGTAGCGTGAACAGAATTTTCAATGTTGAAAACAGTTCGATCTACTTTTCGTTCAAAAAGTTTCGCTTGTGTTTTGACAACAATTTCGTCTAAGTTGTTATTAGTGTCAATTTTTATTTCACCTAAATCTACCGGAGTAGTTACTTCAATTGTCTTTTCAAGATATTGAATACCTAAGCTATGTATTTGAAATAAGTAAGCGTTATTTTCTACATTATCTAAATTGAATACCCCTTTTTCATTGGAAAATGTCTGTTGAACTAATTTTCCATTCATATCCAATAAATATATTTCAGCAAAATCTACGGGTGTTTTTTCTGTATTAACGATAGTCCCTTTAATACTGTTTTGAGCATTTGCAGCAAGTGTAATTAAAAATAGGGAAGCAGTTAGTATAAAATGTTTCATAGTATTTATCTTTTCTGCTTATCTAAAAGACTATAAATATGCCAATGAGAAAATAAAATACAACTAACTGTTTTGCAGGTGTTTGTTTTTTGTGTAGAGAATAAGAGTGTTCAGATATGGACAGTTTTTTTGCGAAAGTGAACAGAAAAGGAAGGTATATAAAAAAAGAAAACTGCTTGGGGAAAGCAGTTTTCTTGGCTAAGCTATATGATTAAATTATTTCTGACTAAAAGATAATCACTTTTTGAGCTTGACCGGCTTTGTTGTTTATGAAAATTTGTTAGCACAAAAGTACTGATATTTTTGATATATTTTACTTTATGAAATTATAATTGTTATTTTTGTTTCTAAAATACGTTTGTACTTATATAATTTTAAGAAAGGACGTGCGCTAATGTTAAGTTTATGGAAATAGATAAGATTAAAAGTAGAAGAAAATTATTGGGATATTCTCAAGAATTTGTAGCGAGTAAGTTAGGACTTTCTCAAAAAGCTTATTCTGATATTGAGAGTGGGAAGACAAAGCTGAAAAGCGAAGTGTTGAATGAAATTGCTAAGATATTGGAAATTTCTCCTGCTACTATTTGTCCAATTGCGTGTGATTGTCATTTTGATATTGATGCAAAACACAAGGGATTGATAACTTATTTAATGGAAAGAGGAATTGATTTTCCTGAGAAGTTCATTTAAGACAATACAGATAATAGTATACCTTATTTTTATATTGTTTCTTTAAGTAAATTTAAAAGAAAGAGGAATAGGTATTGCATATAACAAAAAATAGGGTGCCTTACTAAGGCACCCTATTTTTTGTTATATACATCAATAACGAAAGTTGTGGATTAAACAAGACAATGATTAATCTACAAAAGAAAAAATCTTTATTTCTATCTCCTCTATATATCAATCTAAAGTGCTTTAATTTCGCATTAAAGGATTCAGTAGTAGCATTCTTACTTCTTTATTCAAGTAATTAATATATTGTTTCGAAAGTCTTTCAAACGCTATTAAAGTACTGTTGTTATAAACTTCTTTGATACTTGCTTCAGACAAGTACCACACAAATACCATACATCTTCGGGAAAAAAGCCTCTTTTCCGAACTTCTGTGGGACTTGAGTGGTAGATGTCTCGAACATGGTACGTTTAAAACTACACTTTGATATGTTCTTTATAGTAAGAACAATCCAATATTTTACATTTTAAATCTTCGTTTATTTTGTTTCTTATAGAAAAGGGATGTTTATACTTAGTCCTCAACTTTTGTACCTGATTTATTTTTATCCTTATCGTTTCATAGAAATGGTAGGCTACTATTCAAGAGTCAGGTTGTTCGTTAACCTTTTAGACAGTCTTTTTATTTATATAGACCATCTTAAGATACTTGCTCCCCAAGAGAAGCCTGCTCCAAAAGCTGTTAGTAAGATTAAATCGTTTTTCTTTATTTGATTTGTATTCTCCCAAATACACAAAGGAATAGTTGCAGCAATCGTATTTCCATAGTTTGCAATATTAACCAATGTTTTTTCAGGTTGAATTTTAATTTCTTTACCTACTGCATCAATGATTCTTTTGTTTGCTTGATGAGGTACTAACCAGTTTACGTCCTCAATAGTCAAATCATTTTTTTGTAGTACATCTAAACAAGCATCACTCATAGATTGTATAGCGTGTTTAAACACAACCTTACCATCTTGTTTAATATATTTTTTGTCTTCTGTATTTTCATTTTCAGTAGTTGGATATAAAGATCCACCCCCTTCAATATTTAAGAATTCTCTTCCTTGTCCGTTACTGTGCATAACAGCATCTAAGACTCCTTCTTCTGCAGAAGGCTCTAACCATACAACACCAGCTCCGTCTCCAAACAATATATTTGTAGAGCGGTCTTTAATATTAACGTAAGCACTAATTTTATCAGCACCAATAACAAGTACATTTTTGTAACGACGTGTTTCAACTAAAGAAGAACCAAGATCAAGAGCATATAAAAAACCAGAACAAGCGGCATTAACGTCAAACCCCCAAACATTGTCTAAACCTAATTTTTCACAAATAATATTTGCAGTAGCAGGCATTGGCATATCAGGAGTAGAAGTTGCTACAATAATAGCATCAACTGCTTTGATGTCTTTATGATAAGTTTCAAGTAAATTTTTGATAGCAGCAACTGCCATATCAGAAGTAGCAAGTCCAGAATTTAAAATTCTTCTTTCTTTAATACCAGTTCTTTTAGTTATCCATTCATCAGATGTATCAGTTATTAATGCTAAGTCTGCATTAGTTCTTTTTTCTTCAGGAACATATCCTCCGATAGCTGTAATGGATGCAAATAGTTGTTTTGTACTATTAATTTCTTTCATTTTTCACGCGTCTTTATCTCAAATAAAGTTGTTAAGTTCTGTTTGACTATAAACTGACTTAAAACATCCCAAATTTCTTGCTTTTCCAGTTTTTTTAAGTAGATAATTAAACGGATTAAGTTGTAAAAAAGACGCAATTATACGATTAGCTACTAAAGAAAAGTTAATTTTTATTTTTGAATTCTGTCGGTGAAACACCATTATGAGTTTTAAAGAATTTACTAAAGACTGAAAGGTCTTGAAAGTTTAATTCATTTATCACATCAGAAATCGATAAACGTGGGTTTTTCAATAAAACTTTAGCTTCCAAAATGATAGTCTCTGATATAATTTGTTTGGGAGTCTTTTTGAAAACTTCTACGATTGTTTTAGTTAAGTGTTTTCGACTAATATACATTTGATCAGCATAAAATTGTACACTACGTTCTTTTTTAAAGTGTGTAGCCACTAAATAGAGAAATGTTTTTGTAGTTTCTTCTTTGCGAAGTTGTTTGCCGTGATTTTGTACTAAAATGGTTTTATTATAAAAATGCCCTAACTCGTACATAAGAATAGAAAAGTAATTTAGAATTAAGTCTTTCCCAAAAGTGTGTTCATTTTTAAAGCAAAGTTTAGACAGCTCCTTTAGGTTGTTTCTAATTTTGCTAATAACTGTTTTATCCAAAGAAATAATTTTCGGATATTGAGATGATAGAAATTGAATAAGGTTATTTGATTTAATGTGAAAACCAGCCTCTAAAAAAATATCAGCATCAACAAAAAGAGTTTTTACAGTAAAGTCTTCACTATATTTTTTTATTTCAAACAACTGATTAGAAAGAACTACAAGTAAATCGTCTTTTTTCACCATAGTAGGTTCGAAGTTAATGGTAATCTCACATTTGCCACGAGTAACTAAAATAAGTCCAAAAACATTGAATTGGTAAGGTCTATCTACAACAAAATATTGATTGTGTTTAGGTCCAATTTCAAAAATAGCAAGGCGTTTATCTGTTAAGATATGCTTGTATCTGTCTGTAATATTGTCTAAAGAATAAACCTGTACGAAGTCTGAATTCACAATAATATATTGGTTGTTTAAGGGAGTCTAAAAGTAAGTAATAGTTAGCAATTGTTAACTAATATCAAATAATAAAAAAAGGATAAAAACCTATTAAAACCTTGCAAATAATAGAGGTTGAGTAAGGCTACTTATATTATTTACTGATGTTATTTTGGTGTTTTTTTTATGCTACTATGTTATAAGCATAAAGAACTCTTGCATATAAAAAAGGGAGCTTTTTAAAAGCTCCCTTAATCTAAATATATAAATACTCTTATTTAGCAGTGTTTTCTTTCGCTGCAAACTCATCTACGAAGTTGTCATTTACAGTATAATCTTTAGTCATTAATTCACCAAAGTTTACTTTTTCTTTCTTTCCAAAGCGATTTCCAATCTTATCAAAAATAGAATAGATAATTGGTACAATTACCAAGGTTAAGAATAGAGAAGAAAGTAGTCCTCCAATAATTACTACAGCTAATCCGTTGTTCATTTCAGAACCAGCACCACTTGCTAATGCAATAGGCACCATTCCGATTACCATTGCAATTGTAGTCATTAAGATTGGACGTAAACGCGCGTGGTTGGCAGCGATTAATGCATCGTGTACGCTGTCTCCTGCTTCAACTCTATGGTTGGCAAAATCCACTAATAAAATCGCATTCTTACATACCAAACCAATCAACATAATGATACCTAATATGGTAAAGATATTCAGCGATATATTGGCAATTGCCAAGGCTAATAAAGCTCCAATAAAAGAAAGAGGAACGGCAAAAATTACGATGAATGGTTTTGAGAAACTGTCGTATAAAGCTACCATCACCAAGTAAACAAAGATAATTGCAGCTAATAAAGCAACTCCTAATGTACCGAAACCTTCTTCTTGGTCTTCCATTGTTCCAGACCATTGGTAGTTTACTCCCGCTTTTTTCTCTAATTGATCAAATTGCGCTAACCATTCGTTTCCGATTTGTCCTGGATCTCGTCCTATCGTTTGTGATTTAATTGTTACAGATGGCGTTTTATCTCTTCTTTCCAATACAGAAGGTCCTGAGCTATAAGCAACAGTTGCGAATTGTTGTAATTTGATATTTTGTCCTACGTTGTTCATAAACGAAATATCCTTTACATCGTCAATTGTTCCTCTGGCATATTCTTGGAAACGGATGTTGATATCATATTCATATTCCCCAGCTCTAAACTTACTATCTGTATTTCCATTGAATGCCGTTTGCATAGTCATACCAACCGTATACATATCTAACCCTAAAGCAGCCATTTTATCACGGTCAACTTGTACATTAATCTCTGGACTACCAGTTTCAGAAGTTAGTTTAACCTCCATTGCACCTGGAATCTGCTCTAAAATGTCTTTAGCTTGAATAGCAAAATCCATAGCATCGTCTAAAGAAGATCCTGTCACTGTAAGAGAAAGAGGAGCTTCTTCAGCACCAATTAATCCTACAGGAACGGTTTTGATTTTGGCATCAACAACAAGTGGTGCTAATTCGTTTTTCAACTTTGCAGCATAAACGAATGAGTTGTCTTTACGTTGTTTTTTATCAACTAATACAACTTGAATTTCCGATTTATACTTAGTCCCTTGAATTCCTCCATACCCTTCAGAAGATTGTCCAACTGTGGTGATTAAATCCTGAATTTCTGGTTTTGTTTGTAGGTATTCTTCTACTTTTTGAGTTACCTTATTTGTTTGTTCAACAGATGCATCTTTTGGCAATTCTAATTGAACAAGGAACTCTCCTTTATCTGTTTTAGGGAAAAACTCGAAACCGATATATCCCATTGGCGCTAAAGCAATCGATGCAAAGAATGTGATACCTACTACGATCAATACAATAATTGTGTTGCGAGTAGAGTTTAACGACCACACTAATAAGTCAGAAATAGCGTGTGTAAAACTGCTTAATCCTTTTTCAAAGTTGTGCAATATTTTACCAAAGAAAGAACTTGGTTTAATTACTTCAATTTTTCCATAACGCGATGATAACCACGGAACAATTGTAAATGATACCAATAAAGAAAGCATTGTAGCAATAATTACGGTAACACAGAATTGTTTAATAATATTTGGAACCAATCCTGATGACATTGCGATAGGTAAGAATACAACAACAATTACTAAGGTAATTGCGGTTACAGTAAACCCAATTTCTTTTGCACCGTCATAAGAAGCGCGTACTTTGTTTTTCCCCATCTCCATGTGACGGTGAATATTTTCAATTACCACAATGGCATCATCCACAAGAATACCAACTACTAACGAAAGTGCTAATAAACTCAATAAGTTTAATGAGTATCCAAATAAATATAGTCCAAGGAATGTTGCGATTAATGATAATGGAATTGCTACCATTACAATCAAGGCATTTCTGAAACTATGTAAGAAGAAAAGCATTACAAAGGCCACTAACACAACCGCTAAGAAAAGGTCAAAAATAACCGAGTTTGCTGCCTTCAATGTAAATTGAGACGTATCGTTAGCAATGTGTATTTTTAAGTCAATATCACTATTGTTATTTTCTACTTCAGCAATAGTTTGGTGTACAAGCTCACTAATTGTCACAGCATTCGCATCTGATTGTTTGATGATTTGCATTAAGATAGTTGACTTTTGATTTAATCTCGCGATTTTCTCAATCTCTTTAATACCATCTTGTACATCAGCAATATCACTTAGACGAATGTCAATTCCTCCTTTAGAAGCGATAACAAGTTCGCGCATTTCCTCTACGTTCTTGTATTTACCTGCTAAACGGATTAATGTTTGTTTGTCGTTTGATTTTACGTTTCCTGTTGGGAAGTCAAGGTTAGACGCCAATATCATTTGTTGAACCGCAGGTACGTTTAAACCATAAGCTTCAATTTTCTTTGGATCAAGTAATACTTGGATTTGTCTCTCCTCACCACCAATTAATTCAACTTTAGCCACTCCGTTTACACGAGAGAAGATAGGTTGGATTTTCTTGTCTAATAAATCGTATAACTCCTTTTCATTTGAATTACTCGTAACGCTCAATGTCATAATTGGCAAGTCACTTAGCGAGTATTTTTGAAGAGAAGGAGGGTCAACGTCTTTCGGTAAATCTTTTAAGATGGCATTAATTTTACGTTGTGCATCATTTAAAGATAAATCCACATCAGCCTCAGAAGTTAATGCAATCATAACAGTAGATAAGCTTTCAAAAGACATAGCCTCTACCTTTTTTACATTTTCTAAAGAAGCTACCGCATCTTCTATTTTTTTGGTTACAGTATTTTCTATTTCAGAAGGCGAAGCCCCTGGATAAACAGTAGCTACCGTAATTACGTTAACTTCAAATTTTGGGATTAATTCATAGCTCAAGTTTTTGTAACTATAAATACCTCCTAAGATTAAAGCGATAAATAAAACGATAATAATACTTGGTCGTTTTATTGATATTTCAGCTATTTTCATAAGTAAATCCTTTAGGGATGTTATTTAATGATTGTAACAGATGCGTTATCTGTTAAGTTGATTTGTCCTGAAGTGATAACTGTATCCCCTTCTTTAAGTCCGTCTAAAATTTCTACGAAGTCCCCAAAGTTTCTACCTGAAACAACCGTTTTGGCAATCGCTTTATCATTGGCAACTGTGTAAATTAGATTCGAGCTAACACTACCTACAAAGGCATTTCTTGGAACCATTAAGATAGGAGTAGCTTGGTTTTCTTCAGAGTCAAAATAAGCAGAACCATACATACCAGCTCTTAATTTAGCATTGGCATTATTTGTAATTAGTAAGTCTACCGGAAAGTTTAAAGTAGCATCAGCCTTCGGAGCGATAAAAGTAACTTTACCTTGAAACTCTTCATTTGACAACACACTTGCTTTAACCTTGATTATATCCCCTTCTTTTAAGTTAGCAACGTGTTGTTCGTCTACATTAACTCTCAATTTCAATTGATTTACGTTTACTAATTCAAAAAGAGGAGCACCAGGAGCAACGAAAGTTCCTAATTCAACGTGTTTTTTATTGATGATTCCATCTATAGGAGCCTTGATATGTGTATCATTAGCTGTAATTCTTGCAGAGTTAAGATTAGCCTCCGCATTTTTAACTAATAATTTCACTTGGTCTAATTGCTGTTTAGTTACCCCACCCGTAGTGAAAGCGCTTTCAAAGCGAGCCAAATCAGCTTTAGCAGTAGCATAAGCCGCTTCTGCATTTTGTAATTGCACATTGATTTGGTCAACATTTATCAAGGCTAAAGCTTGTCCTTTTCGCACAGAAGCACCTTCGTCAACCAATAATTTGATAACGCGTCCAGGAGTTTCAGCTGAGATAATTACCTCTTGAAAAGGCACAAAGTTTCCATTAGCTTTATAATTAGCATTTATGTTTTGAATTTTAGCTTGTTCCGCACGAACAGAAATAATAGTACTTTTTTCTGCTACAATAGCTGTTTCTGCTTCGTTTTTAGATTTATTGCTTGTCAATATATAGGCAGTACCACCAAGTAGTGCAATCACTACAAGAGCTGTAATTATTTTTTTCATAGTATAAGGTGTTAGTCAAGTAAAGATTTTAATTCCCCTTGTGCTTTTATCAATTGTATTTCAGATAATTTATAATCAAGTATAGATGTAGTGTAATTGTTTTCTGCTTGCGTAAAAGCATTTTCAGCATTCAGTAAGTCAGTTAAAGTAGCTAATCCGTGTTTATAATTGTTTTGGATATTGCTTAAAATACTTTTAGCCAATGCGACATTATCTTTTTGAATGTTGATTGAAATCAGAGCGTTTTCAAG contains these protein-coding regions:
- a CDS encoding TonB-dependent receptor domain-containing protein encodes the protein MKHFILTASLFLITLAANAQNSIKGTIVNTEKTPVDFAEIYLLDMNGKLVQQTFSNEKGVFNLDNVENNAYLFQIHSLGIQYLEKTIEVTTPVDLGEIKIDTNNNLDEIVVKTQAKLFERKVDRTVFNIENSVHATNNNATDLLKLTPGVKVDDQSIDLIGKGAVRVMIDDKIVHLSGEQLLNYLKTIPSDNIKKIEVITAPPAKYEAEGQSGLINIVLKEPKQDAWSNQISTGVMASQKAIWRFGDVFNYNKNKVSINASVNGTTGYAAGKDKSIIAYPTQTWSSTNDSNSNNGSISGNFLIDYKASDKTSFGVQYRGGKNTPSNDDYTTTIVNNPVDNLIKTIETDGKTKNITNNHSVNAHLIQKLDTLGTKLNLDFDYFTFNNDKSRLFNTNEHSVDNVVNKAYIAESTGEQNIDNYSVKVDVEQPFKSFKLSYGAKASFTTTKNKTNFFDLTSGSPVQDDKQRDNFEYKENTQAVYVSGNKSFGEKWQAQAGLRLESTQTEGFSKIYNTTDKNDYTKLFPSLYVSYEMNDDNTFSVNYSRRIMRPSFWQLNPFRWYVNEYSFVEGNPKIQPIFSNSVELTHTFKGKLITSVRYAKSKDSFSQYPIADPETNTQMYLNDNIFDMYSFNGSITYVFNTLPWLQSQNSFSAFHNRTKLIKDLDFETLNGWGTYFSTNNTINLNTEKTLQAQVDFWVQPKFNVLMYKLNTMSSLNLGLKYAMLNKKLNMSLYVNDVLRTSGQTAVTETNGVRQTYKANALTRYVNVGLSYSFGNSKIRVTEHQGGNKDEINRK
- a CDS encoding helix-turn-helix domain-containing protein is translated as MEIDKIKSRRKLLGYSQEFVASKLGLSQKAYSDIESGKTKLKSEVLNEIAKILEISPATICPIACDCHFDIDAKHKGLITYLMERGIDFPEKFI
- a CDS encoding beta-ketoacyl-ACP synthase III → MKEINSTKQLFASITAIGGYVPEEKRTNADLALITDTSDEWITKRTGIKERRILNSGLATSDMAVAAIKNLLETYHKDIKAVDAIIVATSTPDMPMPATANIICEKLGLDNVWGFDVNAACSGFLYALDLGSSLVETRRYKNVLVIGADKISAYVNIKDRSTNILFGDGAGVVWLEPSAEEGVLDAVMHSNGQGREFLNIEGGGSLYPTTENENTEDKKYIKQDGKVVFKHAIQSMSDACLDVLQKNDLTIEDVNWLVPHQANKRIIDAVGKEIKIQPEKTLVNIANYGNTIAATIPLCIWENTNQIKKNDLILLTAFGAGFSWGASILRWSI
- a CDS encoding helix-turn-helix domain-containing protein, whose translation is MNSDFVQVYSLDNITDRYKHILTDKRLAIFEIGPKHNQYFVVDRPYQFNVFGLILVTRGKCEITINFEPTMVKKDDLLVVLSNQLFEIKKYSEDFTVKTLFVDADIFLEAGFHIKSNNLIQFLSSQYPKIISLDKTVISKIRNNLKELSKLCFKNEHTFGKDLILNYFSILMYELGHFYNKTILVQNHGKQLRKEETTKTFLYLVATHFKKERSVQFYADQMYISRKHLTKTIVEVFKKTPKQIISETIILEAKVLLKNPRLSISDVINELNFQDLSVFSKFFKTHNGVSPTEFKNKN
- a CDS encoding efflux RND transporter permease subunit — encoded protein: MKIAEISIKRPSIIIVLFIALILGGIYSYKNLSYELIPKFEVNVITVATVYPGASPSEIENTVTKKIEDAVASLENVKKVEAMSFESLSTVMIALTSEADVDLSLNDAQRKINAILKDLPKDVDPPSLQKYSLSDLPIMTLSVTSNSNEKELYDLLDKKIQPIFSRVNGVAKVELIGGEERQIQVLLDPKKIEAYGLNVPAVQQMILASNLDFPTGNVKSNDKQTLIRLAGKYKNVEEMRELVIASKGGIDIRLSDIADVQDGIKEIEKIARLNQKSTILMQIIKQSDANAVTISELVHQTIAEVENNNSDIDLKIHIANDTSQFTLKAANSVIFDLFLAVVLVAFVMLFFLHSFRNALIVMVAIPLSLIATFLGLYLFGYSLNLLSLLALSLVVGILVDDAIVVIENIHRHMEMGKNKVRASYDGAKEIGFTVTAITLVIVVVFLPIAMSSGLVPNIIKQFCVTVIIATMLSLLVSFTIVPWLSSRYGKIEVIKPSSFFGKILHNFEKGLSSFTHAISDLLVWSLNSTRNTIIVLIVVGITFFASIALAPMGYIGFEFFPKTDKGEFLVQLELPKDASVEQTNKVTQKVEEYLQTKPEIQDLITTVGQSSEGYGGIQGTKYKSEIQVVLVDKKQRKDNSFVYAAKLKNELAPLVVDAKIKTVPVGLIGAEEAPLSLTVTGSSLDDAMDFAIQAKDILEQIPGAMEVKLTSETGSPEINVQVDRDKMAALGLDMYTVGMTMQTAFNGNTDSKFRAGEYEYDINIRFQEYARGTIDDVKDISFMNNVGQNIKLQQFATVAYSSGPSVLERRDKTPSVTIKSQTIGRDPGQIGNEWLAQFDQLEKKAGVNYQWSGTMEDQEEGFGTLGVALLAAIIFVYLVMVALYDSFSKPFIVIFAVPLSFIGALLALAIANISLNIFTILGIIMLIGLVCKNAILLVDFANHRVEAGDSVHDALIAANHARLRPILMTTIAMVIGMVPIALASGAGSEMNNGLAVVIIGGLLSSLFLTLVIVPIIYSIFDKIGNRFGKKEKVNFGELMTKDYTVNDNFVDEFAAKENTAK
- a CDS encoding efflux RND transporter periplasmic adaptor subunit: MKKIITALVVIALLGGTAYILTSNKSKNEAETAIVAEKSTIISVRAEQAKIQNINANYKANGNFVPFQEVIISAETPGRVIKLLVDEGASVRKGQALALINVDQINVQLQNAEAAYATAKADLARFESAFTTGGVTKQQLDQVKLLVKNAEANLNSARITANDTHIKAPIDGIINKKHVELGTFVAPGAPLFELVNVNQLKLRVNVDEQHVANLKEGDIIKVKASVLSNEEFQGKVTFIAPKADATLNFPVDLLITNNANAKLRAGMYGSAYFDSEENQATPILMVPRNAFVGSVSSNLIYTVANDKAIAKTVVSGRNFGDFVEILDGLKEGDTVITSGQINLTDNASVTIIK